One part of the Glycine max cultivar Williams 82 chromosome 14, Glycine_max_v4.0, whole genome shotgun sequence genome encodes these proteins:
- the LOC100795193 gene encoding protein PMR5 — MTTFIHLHMHTTKPHFQIFFRFFDKLNLIAPLPHSYYIYISIQLLLLLFLCLCLSAFTFLQFSLTSLLDSAMALRCSQNSCGLLALFLSLLVLVVSLQCQVASSAVLLSMKHKHNHVNNQRPMVQKTNQSICSLFEGAWVRDETEGYPLYQSSSCPIIDPEFNCQMYGRPDSDYLKYRWKPVDCELPRFNGVEFLLNMKGKTVMFVGDSLGRNQWQSLICMLSAAAPQAQTHMVRGDPLSVFRFLDYGVSISFYRAPYLVDVDVIQGKRILRLEKVDENGDAWRGADVLSFNTGHWWSHQGSLQGWDYIELGGKYYPDMDRLAALERGMKTWANWVDNNIDKSKIRVFFQAISPTHYNPNEWNVGQTTVMTTKNCYGETAPISGTTYPGAYPEQMRVVDMVIREMKNPAYLLDITMLSALRKDGHPSIYSGELSPQKRANPNRADCSHWCLPGLPDTWNELFYTALFY; from the exons ATGACCACGTTCATCCACCTTCACATGCACACAACAAAACCCCATTTCCAAATTTTCTTTAGattttttgacaaattaaaCCTCATAGCCCCACTTCCCCACTCTTATTATATCTACATTTCAATACAGTTACTACTACTTTTGTTTCTCTGTTTGTGCCTTTCTGCTTTCACCTTTCTTCAGTTCTCTCTTACTAGTTTATTAGATTCTGCAATGGCCCTTCGTTGTTCTCAAAACTCTTGTGGTCTTTTGGCCTTATTTTTGTCTCTTCTTGTCCTAGTAGTTTCTCTTCAATGCCAAGTAGCTTCTTCTGCTGTGCTGTTAAGCATGAAACATAAGCACAACCATGTGAACAATCAGAGACCAATGGTCCAAAAAACCAACCAAAGCATTTGTTCATTGTTTGAGGGTGCTTGGGTCCGTGATGAAACTGAAGGATACCCTCTTTACCAATCTTCTAGCTGCCCTATCATAGACCCAGAATTCAATTGCCAAATGTACGGTCGACCCGATTCTGATTACCTCAAATACCGTTGGAAGCCCGTCGATTGTGAACTCCCAAG GTTCAATGGGGTTGAGTTTCTGCTGAATATGAAAGGCAAAACCGTGATGTTTGTCGGTGACTCGTTGGGAAGGAACCAATGGCAGTCTTTGATTTGTATGCTATCAGCTGCAGCACCTCAGGCACAAACACATATGGTCAGGGGAGATCCTCTTTCAGTCTTCAGATTCTTG GACTATGGTGTGAGCATTTCATTTTACAGAGCTCCTTATTTGGTGGATGTGGATGTGATCCAAGGGAAGAGAATTCTGAGGCTAGAAAAGGTAGATGAGAATGGTGACGCATGGAGGGGTGCTGATGTGCTGTCTTTCAACACAGGGCATTGGTGGAGTCATCAAGGATCTCTTCAAGG GTGGGATTATATAGAATTGGGAGGCAAATACTACCCAGATATGGATCGGTTAGCAGCTTTGGAAAGGGGTATGAAAACATGGGCTAATTGGGTGGACAATAATATTGATAAAAGCAAAATCAGGGTGTTCTTTCAGGCCATTTCTCCCACACACTACAA CCCAAATGAATGGAATGTGGGTCAGACAACTGTGATGACAACAAAGAACTGCTATGGTGAAACTGCCCCAATCAGTGGCACAACATACCCTGGAGCATACCCTGAGCAGATGAGGGTTGTTGATATGGTCATAAGAGAAATGAAAAACCCTGCATATCTTTTGGACATCACAATGTTATCAGCATTGAGGAAGGATGGTCACCCTTCAATTTACAGTGGTGAATTGAGTCCTCAAAAGAGAGCTAACCCTAATCGAGCTGATTGCAGCCATTGGTGTCTTCCTGGATTGCCTGATACTTGGAATGAACTATTCTACACTGCTTTGTTCTActaa
- the AS2 gene encoding asparagine synthetase 2, with protein MCGILAVLGCSDDSRAKRVRVLELSRRLKHRGPDWSGLHQHGDCFLAHQRLAIVDPASGDQPLFNEDKSVIVTVNGEIYNHEELRKQLPNHNFRTGSDCDVIAHLYEEHGEDFVDMLDGIFSFVLLDTRDNSFIVARDAIGVTSLYIGWGLDGSVWISSEMKGLNDDCEHFECFPPGHLYSSKERGFRRWYNPPWFSEAIPSAPYDPLVLRHAFEQAVIKRLMTDVPFGVLLSGGLDSSLVASITSRYLANTKAAEQWGSKLHSFCVGLEGSPDLKAAKEVADYLGTVHHEFTFTVQDGIDAIEDVIYHIETYDVTTIRASTPMFLMSRKIKSLGVKWVISGEGSDEIFGGYLYFHKAPNKEEFHRETCRKIKALHQYDCLRANKSTFAWGLEARVPFLDKAFINAAMSIDPEWKMIKRDEGRIEKWILRRAFDDEEHPYLPKHILYRQKEQFSDGVGYSWIDGLKAHAAKHVTEKMMLNAGNIYPHNTPKTKEAYYYRMIFERFFPQNSARLTVPGGASVACSTAKAVEWDAAWSNNLDPSGRAALGVHISAYENQNNKGVEIEKIIPMDAAPLGVAIQG; from the exons ATGTGTGGTATTCTTGCTGTTCTTGGTTGTTCTGATGACTCTCGAGCCAAAAGGGTCCGCGTGCTTGAGCTCTCTCGCAG ATTGAAGCACCGTGGCCCTGACTGGAGTGGGCTCCATCAACATGGTGACTGCTTTTTGGCACATCAACGGTTAGCCATAGTTGATCCTGCTTCTGGGGATCAACCTCTCTTTAACGAGGACAAATCCGTCATTGTTACG GTAAATGGAGAGATTTACAACCATGAAGAGCTCAGGAAACAGCTGCCTAATCACAACTTCCGAACTGGAAGTGATTGTGATGTTATTGCACACCTG TACGAGGAACATGGAGAAGACTTTGTGGACATGCTGGATGGTATCTTCTCATTTGTTCTACTGGACACCCGTGACAACAGTTTTATAGTGGCTCGGGATGCTATTGGGGTCACTTCCTTGTACATTGGATGGGGGTTAGATG GCTCTGTTTGGATTTCATCAGAAATGAAAGGCCTGAATGATGATTGTGAACACTTTGAGTGTTTTCCACCTGGTCACTTGTACTCTAGCAAAGAAAGAGGGTTCCGCAGATGGTACAATCCTCCTTGGTTCTCTGAGGCTATTCCATCTGCCCCTTATGATCCTCTTGTTTTAAGACACGCCTTTGAGCAG GCAGTCATAAAAAGGTTGATGACTGATGTGCCTTTTGGTGTTCTACTCTCTGGAGGTTTGGACTCTTCTTTGGTTGCATCCATCACTTCTCGTTACTTGGCCAACACAAAGGCTGCTGAGCAGTGGGGATCAAAGTTACATTCATTCTGTGTAGGCCTTGAG GGCTCACCAGATTTGAAGGCTGCAAAAGAGGTTGCTGACTATCTAGGCACTGTCCACCATGAGTTTACCTTCACTGTTCAG GATGGAATAGATGCCATTGAAGATGTTATCTACCATATTGAAACATATGATGTGACTACAATTAGAGCAAGCACACCTATGTTTCTCATGTCTCGGAAGATTAAATCACTTGGTGTCAAATGGGTTATCTCAGGAGAAGGATCTGATGAGATCTTTGGAGGGTATTTGTACTTCCACAAGGCACCCAACAAGGAGGAGTTCCACAGAGAAACATGCCGCAAG ATCAAAGCACTTCACCAATATGATTGCTTGCGAGCCAATAAATCAACATTTGCTTGGGGTCTAGAAGCCCGTGTACCATTTTTGGACAAGGCGTTTATCAATGCTGCAATGAGTATTGACCCTGAGTGGAAGATG ATAAAAAGAGATGAAGGACGAATTGAGAAGTGGATTCTGAGGAGAGCCTTTGATGATGAAGAGCATCCTTATCTGCCAAAG CACATTTTATACAGGCAGAAAGAACAATTCAGTGATGGAGTTGGCTATAGTTGGATTGATGGCCTTAAGGCCCATGCTGCAAAACAT GTGACTGAAAAAATGATGCTTAATGCTGGTAACATTTACCCCCACAACACCCCAAAAACCAAGGAAGCATATTACTACAGAATGATCTTTGAGAGGTTCTTCCCTCAG AACTCAGCTAGGCTCACTGTTCCTGGAGGAGCAAGTGTTGCATGTAGCACAGCCAAAGCTGTTGAGTGGGATGCTGCTTGGTCTAACAACCTTGATCCCTCTGGTAGAGCAGCACTTGGAGTGCACATTTCAGCCTATGAAAACCAGAACAACAAGGGTGTAGAAATTGAGAAGATAATACCTATGGATGCTGCTCCCCTTGGTGTTGCCATCCAGGGCTAA
- the LOC102667835 gene encoding serine/threonine-protein phosphatase 7 long form homolog — MASSSSSSSHVNIKSGPIDADVLWMQPKHVSEHVWNGEEDRKLHIRRAVPTYQGEEQIPEQIFPFLLQSGFTWIIKMGYLKINASLISALIERWRPETHTFHMRCGECTITLQDVSVLLGISVDGLPLIGPTNLDWADLCEELLGVRPQEDEIRGSVVKLSWLAHHFAQINNDDDEEQVRRFARAWILRFIGGVLFVDKSSNKVSLRYLQFLRDFEECGRYAWGAAVLGFLYREMCNATDYKTKSIGGMCILLQMWAWERCPTLAPKRTPSQVENTPLGHRWLRRGNQHIGNDDVRVFRRKLDIMKRHEFVWEPYPSTVISLLPPVCLVGSLAWYAVVPLICFQVIEWHQPDRVLRQFGMQQPIPESPSQPLNIHGITLKGKHDENWGQLFAPMIDQWNNRHAFRVDAYPRQEGLLSFNSDYMVWYRRKTKMFVDPANAKTATLVFLNFFQILT; from the exons atggcatcttcatcatcatcttcatcacatGTTAACATTAAGTCTGGTCCCATCGATGCTGATGTATTATGGATGCAACCTaaacatgtttcagaacatgtttggaatggggaagaagataggaaattacatatcagacgagctgtccccacgtatcaaggggaagaacaaattcctgagcaaatttttccttttcttctacaATCTGGTTTCACCTGGATTATCAAGATGgggtacttaaaaataaatgcctcATTAATTAGTGCTctgattgaaagatggaggccagaaacacatacctttcacatgagatgcggagaATGTACTATTACTCTCCAAGACGTCTCTGTATTGTTAGGTATAAGTGTGGATGGTTTACCATTAATCggtccaacaaatcttgattgggctgatttatgtgaggaattattgggagtcagaccacaagaagatgaaattagaggtagtgtggttaaattaagttggctggctcaccattttgcCCAAATAAATAATGACGACGACGAAGAACAAGTACGAAGGTTTGCCCGTGCATGGATATTGAGATTCATTGGAGGTGTCTTGTTCGTTGATAAAAGCAGTAACAAAGTTTCGCTAAGataccttcaatttttacgtgactttgaagaatgtggcagatatgcatggggagctgccGTACTTGGTTTTCTATACAGAGAGATGTGCAATGCCaccgattataaaactaaatcaatcggaggtatgtgcatcttactacaaatgtgggcatgggaacgatgtccaaccttggctccaaagaggactccttcCCAAGTAGAAAATACACCACTGGGGCATAG gtggctgcgacgtggaaaccaaCATATCGGCAATGATGATGTGAGAGTTTTTCGTCGCAAGTTAGATATTATGAAACGTCATGAG tttgtgtgGGAGCCGTACCCATCAACCGTAATATCACTGTTGCCTCCCGTTTGTTTAGTCGGAAGTCTCGCGTGGTAcgcggtggtgccactaatttgtttccaagttattgagtggcaccaaccggaCAGAGTATTGAGACAATTTGGGATGCAACAGCCAATTCCAGAGTCTCCTTCACAACCCTTAAACATTCATGGCATAACATTGAAAGGGAAACATGACGAAAATTGGGGGCAATTGTTCGCCCCAATGATTGATCAGTGGAATAATCGCCATGCATTTAGGGTCGACGCTTATCCCCGACAAGAAggcctattgagttttaactcggactacatggtctggtataggcgaaagacaaagatgtttgttgacccAGCAAATGCAAAGACggctacattggtatttttaaatttttttcaaattttaacttga